A region of Selenomonadales bacterium 4137-cl DNA encodes the following proteins:
- a CDS encoding putative manganese-dependent inorganic diphosphatase: protein MAKPLYVIGHRNPDTDSICSAIAYAHLKKALGEEAVPARAGKINAETKFVLDYFAVEAPVLVTDLHPRADDVMHPAAVTIRPEDTLRELGTVIKRHGVKSVPVVAEDGRLAGIVSVGDLAKRYIEELEMQDLKEAGVTFAGVVSVLDGKLAVGEDPDREVAGKVWIGAAKAETMARVIKPGGVVLVGNREEAQLACIACGISCLIVTGGARVSPAVRDAAGASGAVVIVTPHDTYTAARLLNQSVPVRMVMQREVVAFSPGDLVAEIKNVIVRTKHRNYPVVDQGRLVGILDRDRLIVPEREKVILVDHNERSQAVEGIEEANIVEIIDHHRLGGLETGEPIFIRHEPVGSTATIVANMFWHRGVEIPAPLDGLLLAAVLSDTVLFRSPTATAKDRDTARRLADAAGVDIDSFGQAMFEAGSAPGSLSPGEIIASDLKEFQIGEYRVAIAQVSVMDPGALLAAREKLQAAMEALGRQDDYDLVVLMVTDIVNETSHLVYAGQATSLIPAAFGKAGAGGVLSLPGVMSRKKQVVPPLVEATRG, encoded by the coding sequence ATGGCTAAGCCGCTTTATGTCATCGGGCACCGCAACCCGGATACCGATTCCATTTGTTCCGCGATCGCCTACGCGCACCTGAAAAAGGCCCTGGGCGAGGAGGCTGTGCCCGCCCGGGCCGGCAAAATAAACGCCGAGACCAAATTTGTGTTAGATTATTTCGCGGTGGAGGCGCCCGTCCTCGTGACCGACCTTCATCCGCGGGCCGATGACGTTATGCACCCGGCAGCCGTCACGATCAGGCCGGAGGATACGCTACGCGAGCTGGGCACCGTGATAAAGCGCCATGGGGTAAAGTCGGTCCCGGTGGTGGCGGAGGACGGCCGCCTTGCCGGCATCGTGTCGGTGGGCGATCTGGCGAAAAGGTATATCGAGGAACTGGAGATGCAGGACCTGAAGGAGGCCGGGGTAACTTTCGCCGGCGTTGTCAGCGTCCTGGACGGCAAGCTTGCCGTTGGCGAGGACCCTGACCGCGAGGTGGCAGGCAAGGTCTGGATCGGCGCCGCCAAAGCCGAGACGATGGCCAGGGTAATAAAGCCCGGCGGCGTCGTTCTGGTGGGCAACCGCGAGGAGGCTCAACTGGCCTGCATCGCTTGCGGCATCTCCTGTCTGATCGTCACCGGCGGTGCCAGGGTATCCCCGGCGGTGCGGGATGCCGCCGGCGCGAGCGGCGCCGTCGTGATCGTAACTCCCCACGATACTTACACAGCCGCCAGGCTCCTTAACCAAAGCGTGCCGGTGCGGATGGTAATGCAGCGGGAGGTGGTCGCTTTCAGCCCCGGCGACCTTGTGGCTGAAATCAAGAATGTCATCGTGCGAACCAAGCACCGTAACTATCCCGTCGTTGACCAGGGGCGGCTGGTGGGTATCCTGGACCGCGACCGGCTGATCGTGCCGGAACGGGAAAAGGTCATTCTTGTCGACCATAACGAGCGATCCCAGGCCGTGGAAGGGATCGAGGAGGCCAATATCGTCGAGATCATCGACCATCATCGCCTCGGCGGCCTGGAGACCGGCGAACCGATATTTATCCGCCACGAGCCAGTGGGCTCGACGGCGACGATCGTCGCCAACATGTTCTGGCACCGGGGGGTGGAGATTCCGGCGCCGCTAGACGGGCTGCTGCTGGCCGCGGTGCTGTCCGATACCGTGCTGTTCCGTTCGCCGACCGCGACCGCCAAGGACAGGGACACTGCCCGGAGGCTGGCGGATGCCGCCGGCGTCGACATCGATTCTTTCGGCCAGGCGATGTTCGAGGCGGGGTCGGCGCCGGGCAGCCTGTCGCCGGGCGAGATTATCGCCAGCGACCTCAAGGAATTTCAGATTGGCGAGTACCGGGTGGCGATCGCGCAGGTTTCGGTTATGGACCCCGGCGCGCTGCTGGCGGCGCGGGAAAAGCTGCAGGCCGCCATGGAAGCGCTGGGCCGGCAGGATGATTACGATCTCGTCGTTCTGATGGTTACCGACATTGTGAACGAAACGAGCCATCTGGTCTATGCCGGGCAGGCCACCAGCCTTATCCCCGCTGCGTTTGGCAAGGCTGGCGCGGGCGGGGTGCTGAGTCTGCCGGGGGTGATGTCGCGGAAGAAGCAGGTGGTGCCGCCGCTGGTGGAGGCTACGCGGGGATAG
- a CDS encoding putative DNA modification/repair radical SAM protein: MDIFDKLKILTDAAKYDVACTSSGVDKRATAGGIGNAAACGICHSFSADGRCISLLKVLMTNICAYDCKYCVNRRSNDTPRAAFTPRELAELTINFYRRNYIEGLFLSSGVLKNPDHTCEQMIEALRILRDDYRFSGYIHAKAIPGADSALITRLGMLADRMSVNIELPSQSSLRLLAPDKSKESIFAPMGHIRETIRENARDIVRYRHAPKFAPAGQSTQMIIGATPDTDYQILNLTENLYKKYNLKRVFFSAYTPVAEDSLLPAPDTKPQLWREHRLYQADWLLRYYDFTADELLDQQHQNFNPYLDPKCTWALNNLHFFPVDVNRAAYRDLLRIPGIGVTSAKRIITARRTGALRIDDLKNLGVVLKRARVFITCGGKTADGVKITENTMLRSLLSAKTLEQYRFGFALEQLALFDQPPTHPYAGRTNDNGYPDGLRLLL, translated from the coding sequence GTGGATATTTTCGACAAACTGAAGATACTCACCGACGCGGCCAAATACGATGTCGCCTGCACCTCCAGCGGGGTGGACAAGCGGGCCACTGCCGGCGGCATCGGCAACGCGGCCGCCTGCGGCATCTGCCACAGTTTTTCGGCCGACGGCCGCTGCATCTCGCTTTTGAAGGTGCTGATGACCAATATCTGCGCCTACGACTGCAAGTACTGCGTCAACCGGCGCTCCAACGACACGCCGCGCGCCGCCTTCACCCCCCGGGAACTGGCGGAACTGACCATAAATTTCTATCGCCGCAATTACATCGAAGGGCTTTTTCTCAGCTCCGGGGTGCTGAAAAACCCCGACCATACCTGCGAGCAAATGATCGAAGCCCTGCGCATCCTGCGCGATGACTACCGTTTCTCCGGCTACATCCACGCCAAGGCCATCCCCGGGGCGGACAGCGCCCTCATCACCCGCCTCGGCATGCTGGCGGACCGGATGAGCGTCAACATCGAGCTGCCCTCCCAGAGCAGCCTGCGGCTTTTGGCCCCGGACAAATCCAAGGAATCCATCTTCGCGCCCATGGGCCACATCCGGGAAACCATCCGGGAAAACGCGCGCGACATCGTGCGCTACCGGCACGCGCCCAAATTCGCGCCGGCCGGCCAAAGCACGCAAATGATCATCGGCGCCACTCCCGACACCGATTACCAGATACTCAACCTGACAGAAAACCTCTACAAAAAATACAACCTCAAACGCGTCTTTTTCTCCGCCTACACACCCGTTGCCGAGGACAGCCTCCTGCCCGCCCCGGACACCAAGCCGCAGCTCTGGCGGGAACACCGGCTCTATCAGGCGGACTGGCTTCTGAGGTATTACGATTTTACCGCCGATGAGCTGCTCGACCAACAGCACCAAAACTTCAACCCATACCTCGACCCCAAATGCACCTGGGCGCTCAACAACCTGCATTTCTTCCCGGTGGACGTCAACCGCGCCGCCTACCGCGACCTGCTGAGGATACCCGGCATCGGCGTTACGAGCGCCAAACGGATTATCACTGCCCGCCGCACCGGCGCCCTCCGTATCGACGACCTGAAAAACCTGGGGGTCGTCCTAAAACGGGCCCGGGTTTTCATCACCTGTGGCGGAAAAACGGCTGACGGCGTGAAAATCACCGAAAACACGATGCTCCGCTCCCTGTTGTCCGCAAAAACACTGGAACAATACCGCTTCGGCTTCGCGCTTGAGCAACTTGCGCTGTTCGACCAGCCGCCGACCCATCCATACGCCGGGAGGACAAACGACAATGGCTACCCAGACGGACTTCGCCTACTATTATGA
- a CDS encoding TIGR03915 family putative DNA repair protein has protein sequence MATQTDFAYYYDGSFDGLMCCVFESYEQKEIPVDILTAAAAPQLFSGRTIPTDPHRADRVLASIPKKLGPAALSFVKHAFLTCLPRKELYILLFLRLGYKHGPAVMNMLADGIVNTLFKAVNHLNRESHLLKGFLRFSVCNGVLVGEIEPKNFVLPLLTRHFCERYPEERFLIVDKTHGMGLLYQPHQAKVVPIAGLELPELGEDEQTFRELWQLFYDTIAIRERYNPACRMSHMPKRYWKYMTEFDRPQDSVKPKQLPSAGKLLNPAAGAEN, from the coding sequence ATGGCTACCCAGACGGACTTCGCCTACTATTATGACGGCAGCTTCGACGGGCTGATGTGCTGCGTCTTCGAGAGCTATGAGCAGAAAGAGATCCCCGTCGACATCCTCACAGCCGCAGCCGCACCCCAGCTTTTTTCCGGCCGGACCATCCCGACCGACCCGCACAGAGCGGACCGCGTGCTGGCCTCCATCCCGAAAAAGCTCGGACCAGCGGCGCTGAGCTTCGTAAAGCACGCCTTTCTGACCTGCCTGCCGCGCAAAGAACTGTACATCCTGCTCTTCCTGCGCCTGGGCTACAAGCACGGCCCCGCGGTAATGAACATGCTGGCCGACGGAATTGTCAACACCCTTTTCAAAGCAGTCAACCACCTGAACCGGGAAAGCCACCTGCTTAAAGGCTTCCTGCGATTTTCGGTTTGCAACGGCGTTCTCGTCGGCGAAATCGAGCCGAAAAACTTCGTCCTCCCCTTGCTCACGCGGCACTTCTGCGAGCGTTACCCGGAAGAACGCTTCCTGATCGTCGATAAAACCCACGGCATGGGCCTGCTGTATCAGCCGCATCAGGCGAAAGTCGTGCCCATCGCCGGCCTCGAACTGCCGGAACTGGGCGAAGACGAACAAACCTTCCGCGAACTCTGGCAGCTGTTCTACGACACCATCGCCATCCGGGAACGGTACAACCCGGCCTGCCGCATGAGCCATATGCCCAAACGCTACTGGAAATACATGACCGAGTTCGACCGCCCGCAAGACAGCGTCAAGCCTAAGCAGCTTCCCTCCGCCGGCAAATTGTTGAACCCCGCCGCCGGGGCGGAAAATTGA
- a CDS encoding ATP-binding protein, producing the protein MKQKLPQKFYSRLWRAIIEFDLIAAGDRILVGLSGGKDSVFLTYALAALRASSPRPFELAAVTLDPQFSADFDPAPLTAFCASLGVPHHTLNADIAGAIAKGGGKSPCFVCSYFRRAVINSFAVKNGFNKIAYAHHHDDAVETFVMGLLYTGQLQTFLPKTKLDRTGLTVVRPLIYFREKELRSTPRLHGFTPIPSPCPLDGKTKRQEVKELIRGWERADRHVFSHLAAAMRQSPATELWPQTPSRPELQAMHRAFWGKDDPDC; encoded by the coding sequence ATGAAACAAAAACTGCCCCAGAAATTCTACAGCCGTCTCTGGCGGGCCATCATCGAATTCGACCTCATCGCCGCCGGCGACCGCATCCTCGTCGGCCTATCCGGCGGCAAGGACAGCGTCTTCCTCACCTACGCCCTGGCCGCCCTCCGCGCCTCTTCCCCCCGCCCGTTCGAACTGGCCGCCGTCACCCTCGACCCGCAGTTCAGCGCCGACTTCGACCCGGCGCCGCTGACGGCGTTTTGCGCCAGCCTCGGCGTGCCCCACCACACCCTCAATGCCGACATTGCCGGCGCCATCGCCAAGGGCGGCGGCAAAAGCCCCTGCTTCGTCTGCTCCTACTTCCGCCGGGCAGTCATCAACAGCTTCGCCGTCAAAAACGGCTTCAACAAAATCGCCTACGCCCACCACCACGATGACGCCGTCGAGACCTTTGTCATGGGCCTGCTCTACACCGGCCAACTCCAAACCTTCCTGCCCAAAACCAAGCTTGACCGCACCGGTCTCACCGTCGTCCGGCCGCTCATCTACTTCCGCGAAAAAGAACTCCGCTCCACGCCCCGCCTGCACGGCTTCACCCCCATCCCCAGCCCCTGCCCACTCGACGGCAAAACAAAACGCCAGGAGGTAAAGGAACTGATTCGCGGCTGGGAACGTGCCGACAGGCATGTCTTCAGCCACCTGGCCGCCGCCATGCGCCAAAGCCCGGCTACCGAGCTTTGGCCTCAGACCCCGTCGCGGCCGGAATTGCAGGCGATGCACCGCGCCTTCTGGGGCAAAGACGATCCAGATTGCTGA